One genomic region from Rosa rugosa chromosome 1, drRosRugo1.1, whole genome shotgun sequence encodes:
- the LOC133739007 gene encoding uncharacterized protein LOC133739007, producing the protein MASSRKWATTISFAASCIYFTVIIIQIPLFSVPCRSGTCTSPIAVTAPQLMACDLFPLVAIKALVYPGAIANALVKNEAIPSYSNLKLHNPSAVKAADAIADLQRLEVLVGSYLSVAGAFCGLIKPWRMSFYGVLLILWGLVKEIILSKSASPNLIYIHPAMSIAVCSAFLSLAKDVRRIIRSCRGLQIVKEKRL; encoded by the exons ATGGCCTCTTCAAGGAAATGGGCAACCACCATATCCTTCGCTGCTTCGTGTATCTATTTCACTGTCATCATCATTCAGATTCCTCTTTTCAG TGTCCCGTGTAGATCTGGAACATGTACATCACCAATAGCAGTCACAGCCCCTCAGCTGATGGCATGTGATCTGTTTCCTTTAGTTGCAATAAAAGCACTAGTCTACCCAGGTGCCATTGCAAATGCATTGGTGAAAAATGAAGCAATTCCAAGCTATAGTAACTTGAAGTTACATAACCCCTCTGCTGTAAAGGCAGCTGATGCAATTGCTGATCTCCAGCGCCTAGAG GTTCTGGTTGGAAGCTACCTGTCAGTCGCTGGAGCATTCTGTGGACTTATAAAACCATGGAGAATGAGCTTCTATGGAGTGCTTCTTATCCTATGGGGCCTTGTCAAGGAAATTATATTGAGCAAATCAGCTAGTCCAAATCTTATATACATCCACCCAGCAATGTCAATTGCCGTCTGTTCTGCCTTCTTGTCTCTAGCTAAGGATGTAAGGAGGATAATTCGAAGTTGCAGAGGTCTTCAGATTGTAAAAGAAAAACGTTTATGA
- the LOC133725133 gene encoding uncharacterized protein LOC133725133, with translation MTTSFHTLNYPFRKLGFVNTHKALYKTRWNQGLALALSPVLLQTRKFPEYKKNSGLSTACSNSFLGLPNTIGIIGGQSVNSTVIFLKKLVQWSKNGESCPPFILCSDPVLNKELLLTQRSSLPWLDSKNKRTKLDPTSVVENLRSKRIYLENSGARCIVMPCHISHSWHNEISDGCSVPFLHMGECVAKGLKEAKLKPLEARSPLRIGVLATNATLTAGFYQEKLKREGFEVVLPDKATMEHTVIPAIEAFNRKDIEGSQNLLRIAIQVLLVRAVNSVILAFDDMHDLLPRDDPLIKKCIDPMDALAWSTIKWATSAEKGTIKKKDRVAESLENRQR, from the exons ATGACAACTTCTTTCCACACTTTGAACTATCCTTTCCGCAAATTGGGCTTTGTAAATACACATAAAGCCCTCTACAAGACAAGGTGGAATCAGGGTTTAGCTCTAGCTCTATCCCCAGTTCTCTTACAAACTAGGAAGTTTCCAGAGTATAAGAAGAATTCGGGTTTGAGTACCGCCTGCAGCAATTCTTTTCTGGGTCTACCAAATACAATTGGTATAATTGGAGGGCAATCTGTCAATTCTACTGTTATTTTTCTGAAAAAACTAGTTCAGTGGAGTAAGAATGGAGAAAGTTGCCCTCCTTTTATTCTATGCTCTGATCCTGTGTTAAATAAAGAGCTGTTATTGACACAGAGAAGCTCCTTACCTTGGCTTGACAGTAAAAATAAACGGACTAAACTTGATCCTACTTCAGTTGTGGAGAATCTGAGGAGTAAGAGGATTTATCTTGAAAATTCTGGTGCTCGTTGCATAGTAATGCCTTGTCATATTTCACATTCTTGGCATAATGAAATATCTGATGGATGTTCTGTTCCTTTCCTCCATATGGGTGAGTGTGTTGCCAAGGGGCTCAAGGAAGCAAAGTTGAAGCCACTTGAAGCCAGGAGTCCTTTGCGGATTGGAGTGCTTGCCACTAATGCAACTTTGACAGCAGGATTCTATCAGGAGAAACTGAAAAGGGAG GGATTTGAGGTTGTGTTGCCAGATAAAGCGACCATGGAACACACTGTCATCCCTGCTATTGAAGCTTTTAATAGAAAAGACATAGAGGGGTCACAAAATCTTTTGAGGATTGCAATCCAGGTTCTCCTGGTGAGGGCTGTGAACTCTGTGATTCTTGCCTTTGATGATATGCATGATCTTCTTCCCCGAGATGATCCTCTTATTAAGAAATGCATTGACCCTATGGATGCATTGGCCTGGTCAACCATAAAATGGGCTACATCTGCTGAAAAAG GAACTATAAAGAAGAAAGACAGAGTAGCTGAGTCTCTGGAGAACAGACAGCGTTAA
- the LOC133739016 gene encoding uncharacterized protein LOC133739016 isoform X1 produces MSNLRSTCQFFTPFPRDGKEFEAVSDIQHHQAFKKPRVSKVGSDSMIIERRYKWLHYKTRLCNNFKRGLCPYGEACLYAHGIEEIRNTLGSSENEKGLLGRTEYAHHRTCDELRLCKLFLNEGKCTYGEKCRFRHVIPKSIRDESVIILTSGSKGSQISGSGQFGGKRSLGLDVDTNGVSGGRHFRQQSSVAAGRGMLSNTCMASGSFAHGHAVLRKLCGYTTMETKHLKTFTTSRELQFMDGNFNWNELEKMSRIYADWIEEIPLVHRKMEF; encoded by the exons ATGAGTAATCTTCGATCAACCTGCCAATTCTTCACTCCATTTCCGAGAGATGGTAAAGAATTCGAAGCAGTATCGGACATTCAACACCACCAAGCTTTCAAGAAACCCAGAGTCTCTAAGGTTGGGTCAGACTCGATGATTATTGAGAGAAGATATAAGTGGTTGCATTACAAGACCCGATTGTGCAACAACTTCAAACGGGGTCTTTGCCCTTATGGTGAGGCATGTCTCTATGCTCACGGCATAGAAGAAATCCGCAACACTTTGGGTAGTTCCGAAAATGAGAAGGGCTTGTTGGGTAGGACTGAGTATGCTCATCACAGAACTTGTGATGAACTTCGACTTTGCAAGTTGTTCTTGAATGAGGGGAAATGCACATATGGAGAGAAATGCCGCTTTCGTCATGTGATTCCGAAAAGTATCAGAGATGAGTCAGTGATCATTTTGACTAGTGGGTCTAAAGGGTCTCAAATTAGTGGCTCTGGGCAATTTGGGGGCAAGAGGTCTCTGGGTTTGGATGTTGACACTAATGGAGTGAGTGGAGGCAGGCATTTTAGGCAGCAAAGCTCTGTTGCAGCTGGGAGAGGGATGCTGAGTAATACCTGCATGGCTAGTGGAAGCTTTGCTCATGGACATGCCG TGCTCAGGAAGCTCTGTGGCTACACTACCATGGAGACTAAACATTTAAAGACTTTTACTACTTCTAGGGAATTGCAATTTATGGACGGCAACTTCAACTGGAATGAACTTGAGAAAATGAGTCGCATCTATGCTGATTGGATTGAAGAAATTCCTCTTGTACATAGGAAGATGGAATTCTGA
- the LOC133739016 gene encoding uncharacterized protein LOC133739016 isoform X3 has product MSNLRSTCQFFTPFPRDGKEFEAVSDIQHHQAFKKPRVSKVGSDSMIIERRYKWLHYKTRLCNNFKRGLCPYGEACLYAHGIEEIRNTLGSSENEKGLLGRTEYAHHRTCDELRLCKLFLNEGKCTYGEKCRFRHVIPKSIRDESVIILTSGSKGSQISGSGQFGGKRSLGLDVDTNGVSGGRHFRQQSSVAAGRGMLSNTCMASGSFAHGHADRLNLMGCTMILRELRL; this is encoded by the exons ATGAGTAATCTTCGATCAACCTGCCAATTCTTCACTCCATTTCCGAGAGATGGTAAAGAATTCGAAGCAGTATCGGACATTCAACACCACCAAGCTTTCAAGAAACCCAGAGTCTCTAAGGTTGGGTCAGACTCGATGATTATTGAGAGAAGATATAAGTGGTTGCATTACAAGACCCGATTGTGCAACAACTTCAAACGGGGTCTTTGCCCTTATGGTGAGGCATGTCTCTATGCTCACGGCATAGAAGAAATCCGCAACACTTTGGGTAGTTCCGAAAATGAGAAGGGCTTGTTGGGTAGGACTGAGTATGCTCATCACAGAACTTGTGATGAACTTCGACTTTGCAAGTTGTTCTTGAATGAGGGGAAATGCACATATGGAGAGAAATGCCGCTTTCGTCATGTGATTCCGAAAAGTATCAGAGATGAGTCAGTGATCATTTTGACTAGTGGGTCTAAAGGGTCTCAAATTAGTGGCTCTGGGCAATTTGGGGGCAAGAGGTCTCTGGGTTTGGATGTTGACACTAATGGAGTGAGTGGAGGCAGGCATTTTAGGCAGCAAAGCTCTGTTGCAGCTGGGAGAGGGATGCTGAGTAATACCTGCATGGCTAGTGGAAGCTTTGCTCATGGACATGCCG ACAGACTCAATCTTATGGGATGTACAATGATTCTCAGAGAACTAAGATTGTGA
- the LOC133739016 gene encoding uncharacterized protein LOC133739016 isoform X5, whose amino-acid sequence MSNLRSTCQFFTPFPRDGKEFEAVSDIQHHQAFKKPRVSKVGSDSMIIERRYKWLHYKTRLCNNFKRGLCPYGEACLYAHGIEEIRNTLGSSENEKGLLGRTEYAHHRTCDELRLCKLFLNEGKCTYGEKCRFRHVIPKSIRDESVIILTSGSKGSQISGSGQFGGKRSLGLDVDTNGVSGGRHFRQQSSVAAGRGMLSNTCMASGSFAHGHAEN is encoded by the exons ATGAGTAATCTTCGATCAACCTGCCAATTCTTCACTCCATTTCCGAGAGATGGTAAAGAATTCGAAGCAGTATCGGACATTCAACACCACCAAGCTTTCAAGAAACCCAGAGTCTCTAAGGTTGGGTCAGACTCGATGATTATTGAGAGAAGATATAAGTGGTTGCATTACAAGACCCGATTGTGCAACAACTTCAAACGGGGTCTTTGCCCTTATGGTGAGGCATGTCTCTATGCTCACGGCATAGAAGAAATCCGCAACACTTTGGGTAGTTCCGAAAATGAGAAGGGCTTGTTGGGTAGGACTGAGTATGCTCATCACAGAACTTGTGATGAACTTCGACTTTGCAAGTTGTTCTTGAATGAGGGGAAATGCACATATGGAGAGAAATGCCGCTTTCGTCATGTGATTCCGAAAAGTATCAGAGATGAGTCAGTGATCATTTTGACTAGTGGGTCTAAAGGGTCTCAAATTAGTGGCTCTGGGCAATTTGGGGGCAAGAGGTCTCTGGGTTTGGATGTTGACACTAATGGAGTGAGTGGAGGCAGGCATTTTAGGCAGCAAAGCTCTGTTGCAGCTGGGAGAGGGATGCTGAGTAATACCTGCATGGCTAGTGGAAGCTTTGCTCATGGACATGCCG AGAACTAA
- the LOC133739016 gene encoding uncharacterized protein LOC133739016 isoform X4: protein MSNLRSTCQFFTPFPRDGKEFEAVSDIQHHQAFKKPRVSKVGSDSMIIERRYKWLHYKTRLCNNFKRGLCPYGEACLYAHGIEEIRNTLGSSENEKGLLGRTEYAHHRTCDELRLCKLFLNEGKCTYGEKCRFRHVIPKSIRDESVIILTSGSKGSQISGSGQFGGKRSLGLDVDTNGVSGGRHFRQQSSVAAGRGMLSNTCMASGSFAHGHADSILWDVQ from the exons ATGAGTAATCTTCGATCAACCTGCCAATTCTTCACTCCATTTCCGAGAGATGGTAAAGAATTCGAAGCAGTATCGGACATTCAACACCACCAAGCTTTCAAGAAACCCAGAGTCTCTAAGGTTGGGTCAGACTCGATGATTATTGAGAGAAGATATAAGTGGTTGCATTACAAGACCCGATTGTGCAACAACTTCAAACGGGGTCTTTGCCCTTATGGTGAGGCATGTCTCTATGCTCACGGCATAGAAGAAATCCGCAACACTTTGGGTAGTTCCGAAAATGAGAAGGGCTTGTTGGGTAGGACTGAGTATGCTCATCACAGAACTTGTGATGAACTTCGACTTTGCAAGTTGTTCTTGAATGAGGGGAAATGCACATATGGAGAGAAATGCCGCTTTCGTCATGTGATTCCGAAAAGTATCAGAGATGAGTCAGTGATCATTTTGACTAGTGGGTCTAAAGGGTCTCAAATTAGTGGCTCTGGGCAATTTGGGGGCAAGAGGTCTCTGGGTTTGGATGTTGACACTAATGGAGTGAGTGGAGGCAGGCATTTTAGGCAGCAAAGCTCTGTTGCAGCTGGGAGAGGGATGCTGAGTAATACCTGCATGGCTAGTGGAAGCTTTGCTCATGGACATGCCG ACTCAATCTTATGGGATGTACAATGA
- the LOC133739016 gene encoding uncharacterized protein LOC133739016 isoform X2, with protein sequence MSNLRSTCQFFTPFPRDGKEFEAVSDIQHHQAFKKPRVSKVGSDSMIIERRYKWLHYKTRLCNNFKRGLCPYGEACLYAHGIEEIRNTLGSSENEKGLLGRTEYAHHRTCDELRLCKLFLNEGKCTYGEKCRFRHVIPKSIRDESVIILTSGSKGSQISGSGQFGGKRSLGLDVDTNGVSGGRHFRQQSSVAAGRGMLSNTCMASGSFAHGHAGNRLDCLQDLGFGEQRSLVVENL encoded by the exons ATGAGTAATCTTCGATCAACCTGCCAATTCTTCACTCCATTTCCGAGAGATGGTAAAGAATTCGAAGCAGTATCGGACATTCAACACCACCAAGCTTTCAAGAAACCCAGAGTCTCTAAGGTTGGGTCAGACTCGATGATTATTGAGAGAAGATATAAGTGGTTGCATTACAAGACCCGATTGTGCAACAACTTCAAACGGGGTCTTTGCCCTTATGGTGAGGCATGTCTCTATGCTCACGGCATAGAAGAAATCCGCAACACTTTGGGTAGTTCCGAAAATGAGAAGGGCTTGTTGGGTAGGACTGAGTATGCTCATCACAGAACTTGTGATGAACTTCGACTTTGCAAGTTGTTCTTGAATGAGGGGAAATGCACATATGGAGAGAAATGCCGCTTTCGTCATGTGATTCCGAAAAGTATCAGAGATGAGTCAGTGATCATTTTGACTAGTGGGTCTAAAGGGTCTCAAATTAGTGGCTCTGGGCAATTTGGGGGCAAGAGGTCTCTGGGTTTGGATGTTGACACTAATGGAGTGAGTGGAGGCAGGCATTTTAGGCAGCAAAGCTCTGTTGCAGCTGGGAGAGGGATGCTGAGTAATACCTGCATGGCTAGTGGAAGCTTTGCTCATGGACATGCCG GCAATAGACTGGACTGCTTACAGGACTTGGGATTTGGAGAGCAACGTTCATTAGTTGTAGAAAATTTATAG
- the LOC133729184 gene encoding uncharacterized protein LOC133729184: protein MCATNAVVIAAVAEAESANQTRRRGSRSVRALNEEQFREERGKNMMEDYFVERPVFNDEEFRTCYRMSHNVFNRISGDLCRYDQWATFVKSIPRPTRPKDLKFFQAQEGYMKDVERCFGILQSRFSIVRGAARGWDIKDLRYIMLTCIILHNMIVEDERPEDSDEDLESDEEKDNNMRPRLATVWEGPTGDDFDSVGRDGHNFNRFMDRYDAIRCEYTHSNLQEDLIEHLCNIQGNLQI from the exons ATGTGTGCGACTAATGCCGTTGTGATCGCAGCAGTTGCTGAAGCTGAATCTGCTAATCAAACTCGACGACGGGGTTCCCGATCGGTTCGTGCACTAAACGAGGAGCAATTTAGGGAAGAAAGAGGCAAAAACATGATGGAAGATTACTTTGTTGAACGTCCAGTTTTCAATGATGAGGAATTCCGAACATGCTACAGGATGAGTCACAACGTCTTCAACCGCATCTCTGGTGACCTTTGCCGCTATGATCA ATGGGCGACTTTCGTGAAATCAATTCCAAGGCCTACACGACCCAAGGATCTCAAGTTTTTCCAGGCTCAAGAGGGGTACATGAAGGATGTGGAaagatgttttggtattttacaATCGCGCTTTAGTATTGTTAGAGGAGCTGCTCGTGGGTGGGATATAAAAGACCTTCGATACATCATGTTGACTtgtattatattacacaacatgatAGTCGAGGATGAAAGACCTGAGGACAGTGATGAAGACTTAGAGTCAGATGAAGAAAAGGATAACAATATGAGGCCCAGGTTGGCTACGGTTTGGGAAGGACCGACCGGTGATGACTTTGATTCTGTTGGTAGAGATGGTCATAATTTCAACCGATTCATGGATCGATACGATGCCATTAGATGTGAGTACACTCACTCAAACCTTCAAGAAGATCTCATAGAGCATTTATGCAACATTCAAGGCAACTTGCAGATCTAG